The Oncorhynchus nerka isolate Pitt River linkage group LG12, Oner_Uvic_2.0, whole genome shotgun sequence genome includes a region encoding these proteins:
- the LOC115137870 gene encoding zinc finger protein 84-like, which translates to MSELQMLRVFLNDRLTAAAVEIFGAVEKTVVEYQEENDRLRRLLRITPEIQLCKIDSLQLSVSVSEEEVPPEQQEWSPSLGQKDPEITLIKEEQEELRTSEEEEQLQGLFDTNYSIFTTSCLKNECDQKDPLPSLTLPQNQTVDNRERESEPVDPKPFGTVTYLRGLDIPCYPPDNQNNAYSHSSAISSDPVGLDSSLPFDLNPPFGENSSKLSTTSRITHHCRDCGEMFALKADLQRHVTLPKKRPCECSFCKKRYNSTCKLKAHVRLCHGGKLCTCPFCGKTFKQKGHLSTHMRIHTGEKPFTCGYCGKSFIQKGDLRRHILTHTGKKPFSCGYCGKGFIRKEHLTAHIRTHTGE; encoded by the exons ATGTCTGAACTACAGATGTTGCGTGTGTTTTTGAATGATCGTTTAACGGCGGCTGCTGTGGAGATTTTCGGGGCAGTTGAGAAAACGGTAGTGGAGTACCAGGAGGAGAATGATCGGCTACGGAGACTGCTGCGGATCACACCGGAGATACAACTATGTAAAATAG actcactgcagctgtctgtctctgtctctgaagaGGAGGTTCCCCCTGAGCAGCAGGAGTGGAGCCCCAGTCTGGGACAGAAGGACCCAGAGATCACACTGAttaaagaggaacaggaggaactCAGGACCAgtgaggaggaagagcagcttcaaGGGCTCTTTGATACGAATTACTCCATATTCACTACTTCCTGTTTGAAAAATGAATGTGATCAGAAGGACCCACTTCCATCCTTGACTCTTCCCCAAAACCAGACTGTGGATAACAGAGAGCGTGAATCTGAACCAGTGGATCCTAAACCTTTTGGCACTGTGACCTACCTAAGGGGTCTGGACATTCCCTGTTACCCTCCAGATAATCAGAACAATGCCTACAGCCACAGTTCAGCCATAAGCAGTGACCCAGTAGGACTTGACAGTAGTCTACCATTTGATCTCAACCCACCATTCGGGGAAAACTCTTCCAAACTCAGCACCACATCTAGAATAACTCACCACTGCCGTGACTGTGGTGAAATGTTTGCTCTGAAAGCTGACCTGCAGAGGCATGTGACTCTCCCCAAGAAGAGACCCTGCGAATGCAGCTTCTGCAAAAAACGCTACAACTCCACCTGTAAACTGAAGGCCCATGTCCGACTCTGTCATGGTGGGAAACTCTGCACCTGCCCCTTTTGTGGCAAGACCTTCAAACAAAAAGGACATCTGTCCACTCACATgagaatccacacaggagagaaaccattcaCCTGTGGTTACTGTGGGAAGAGCTTTATTCAGAAGGGGGACCTAAGGAGACATATCCTGACTCACACAGGAAAGAAACCATTTAGCTGTGGTTACTGTGGTAAAGGCTTCATTCGCAAAGAGCACCTAACTGCACATATACGGACTCACACAGGAGAGTAA